From Halomicrobium salinisoli, the proteins below share one genomic window:
- a CDS encoding DHH family phosphoesterase, which produces MSTGITMASMSTYAILGCGSVGHAVAEELVDEGKDVLILDQDEGRVEALRDQDLNARTADIADESIVSDLTDRDVVLILSPDVEANAAAVRHIRAADGEQFVVARADDPVSADDLTELGADVVINPSAVIADSALRALETGELEYKASQLGDVIDATEERMAIMVHRSPDPDSIASAAALRLIAADRDVEADIVYEGEIGHQENRAFVNLLGIELVSRGEVDLEDYDTFALVDAAKGGEPEIDRVDVIIDHYEHDHDHDATFEDIRPNVSSTSTILTKYIQELDLSLDQAVATALLYGIRAETLDFKRDTTPADLTAAAYLYPFADHDTLEQVESPSMSPETLDVLAEAIRNREVKGSHLVSNAGFIRDRDALSQAAQHLLNLEGITTTAVFAIADDTIYLAARSKDIRMNIGKVLNDAFGEIGDTAGHSTDASVEIPLGIFTGIETSEDNRDTLLRLTEEAVKSKLFEAMGVDSSGEGSNGS; this is translated from the coding sequence ATGAGTACCGGCATCACGATGGCCTCGATGTCGACCTACGCGATCTTGGGGTGCGGGAGCGTGGGACACGCGGTGGCGGAGGAGCTGGTCGACGAGGGGAAGGACGTCCTCATCCTCGACCAGGACGAGGGGCGGGTCGAGGCGCTCCGTGATCAGGACCTCAACGCGCGGACGGCGGACATCGCCGACGAGAGCATCGTCTCGGACCTGACCGACCGCGACGTGGTCCTCATCCTCTCGCCGGACGTCGAGGCCAACGCGGCCGCGGTGCGACACATCCGGGCTGCAGACGGCGAGCAGTTCGTCGTCGCCCGCGCCGACGACCCGGTGTCGGCCGACGACCTCACCGAGCTCGGCGCGGACGTGGTGATCAACCCGTCGGCGGTCATCGCGGACTCCGCGCTGCGGGCGCTGGAGACGGGCGAGCTCGAGTACAAGGCCAGCCAGCTCGGGGACGTCATCGACGCGACGGAGGAGCGCATGGCGATCATGGTCCACCGCTCACCGGACCCCGACTCCATCGCCAGCGCCGCGGCGCTGCGGCTGATCGCCGCCGACCGCGACGTCGAGGCCGACATCGTCTACGAGGGGGAGATCGGCCACCAGGAGAACCGCGCGTTCGTCAACCTGCTGGGGATCGAACTCGTCTCTCGCGGGGAGGTCGACCTGGAGGACTACGACACCTTCGCGCTCGTCGACGCGGCCAAGGGCGGGGAGCCCGAGATCGACCGGGTCGACGTCATCATCGACCACTACGAGCACGACCACGACCACGACGCGACCTTCGAGGACATCCGCCCCAACGTCTCCTCGACCTCGACGATCCTCACCAAGTACATCCAGGAGCTGGATCTCAGCCTCGATCAGGCCGTCGCGACGGCGCTGCTCTACGGCATCCGGGCGGAGACGCTCGATTTCAAGCGCGACACCACGCCCGCGGACCTGACCGCGGCCGCCTACCTCTATCCCTTCGCCGACCACGACACCCTGGAACAGGTCGAGTCGCCGTCGATGTCACCGGAGACGCTGGACGTGCTCGCCGAGGCCATCCGCAACCGCGAGGTCAAGGGCTCGCACCTCGTCTCCAACGCCGGATTCATCCGGGACCGCGACGCCCTCTCCCAGGCCGCCCAGCACCTCCTCAACCTCGAGGGGATCACCACCACCGCGGTGTTCGCCATCGCCGACGACACCATCTACCTCGCCGCTCGCTCGAAGGACATCCGGATGAACATCGGGAAGGTGCTCAACGACGCCTTCGGCGAGATCGGCGACACCGCCGGCCACTCCACGGACGCCAGCGTGGAGATTCCGCTTGGCATCTTCACGGGCATCGAGACGAGCGAGGACAACAGGGACACGCTCCTCCGGCTCACCGAGGAGGCGGTCAAGTCGAAGCTCTTCGAGGCGATGGGCGTCGACAGCTCCGGCGAGGGCTCGAACGGGAGCTAG
- a CDS encoding class I SAM-dependent methyltransferase, translating into MTDEGPVAEDAYDELADEYAETVEENPYNAHLDFPATTDLVPDVEGKRVLDAGCGSGRYAEWLLDRGADVVGVDASEAMLDHAADRVGDRAELRRADLAEPLGFAADDAFDGVVSALVLGYVQDWRDPFREFARVVRPGGFVVFSVTHPFDEFPLDESDDYFAVERRTKEWSVDVPYYRRPLTEVFDPVLDAGFRIEAVAEPRPTEAFREQRPERYEKESKRPVFLAMRVRKA; encoded by the coding sequence ATGACCGACGAGGGTCCCGTAGCGGAGGACGCCTACGACGAACTAGCGGACGAGTACGCCGAGACGGTCGAGGAGAACCCCTACAACGCACACCTCGACTTCCCGGCGACGACGGACCTCGTCCCCGACGTCGAGGGGAAGCGAGTCCTGGACGCGGGCTGTGGCAGCGGCCGCTACGCGGAGTGGCTCCTCGATCGGGGCGCCGACGTCGTCGGCGTCGACGCCAGCGAGGCGATGCTCGACCACGCCGCTGACCGCGTCGGCGACCGCGCCGAGCTCCGTCGGGCAGACCTCGCCGAACCGCTCGGTTTCGCGGCGGACGACGCGTTCGACGGCGTCGTCAGCGCCCTCGTCCTCGGGTACGTCCAGGACTGGCGGGACCCCTTCCGGGAGTTCGCCAGAGTCGTGCGACCGGGCGGCTTCGTCGTCTTCTCCGTCACACACCCCTTCGACGAGTTCCCGCTGGACGAGTCAGACGACTACTTCGCCGTCGAGCGCCGGACGAAGGAGTGGTCCGTCGACGTCCCCTACTACCGCCGTCCGCTCACGGAGGTGTTCGATCCGGTTCTCGACGCCGGGTTCCGTATCGAGGCGGTCGCGGAACCGCGACCGACCGAGGCGTTCCGCGAGCAGCGGCCGGAGCGCTACGAGAAAGAGTCGAAGCGACCGGTCTTTCTCGCGATGCGAGTGCGGAAGGCGTAG
- a CDS encoding GNAT family N-acetyltransferase, with the protein MTDPDAVVVTDREEPGAAVGIRRSVFVEEQDVDEDLEFDDGDDEARHFVARVDGDPAGTARVRLIDAETAKIERVAVLPEYRGDGVGSETMAAAHDYARDQGRSRAVLHAQSRVAEFYESLGYEELGPVEDPTGIPHVEMETRL; encoded by the coding sequence GTGACTGATCCAGACGCCGTCGTCGTGACGGATCGGGAGGAACCGGGCGCCGCCGTCGGGATCCGACGGTCCGTCTTCGTCGAGGAACAGGACGTCGATGAAGATCTGGAGTTCGACGACGGGGACGACGAGGCCCGCCACTTCGTCGCCCGGGTCGACGGCGACCCCGCCGGGACCGCCCGCGTCCGCCTGATCGACGCGGAGACCGCCAAGATCGAACGCGTCGCCGTCCTGCCCGAGTACCGGGGCGACGGCGTGGGCAGCGAGACCATGGCGGCCGCCCACGACTACGCCCGCGACCAGGGCCGCTCGCGGGCCGTCCTCCACGCCCAGTCCCGCGTCGCCGAGTTCTACGAGTCGCTCGGGTACGAGGAACTCGGGCCCGTCGAGGACCCCACCGGGATCCCGCACGTCGAGATGGAGACTCGACTGTAG
- a CDS encoding GNAT family N-acetyltransferase — MSETGVERVDEESLTPVLALRRAVFVEEQGVPEDRERDGRDDEAVHFLARVDGDPVGTARLRRAGGATGKVERVAVLPAHRGDGWGRRLMTAVEDEARRRGLDRLRLHAQTSVEGFYRALDYETTSDVFEEAGIPHVEMEKRLD, encoded by the coding sequence GTGTCCGAGACCGGCGTCGAACGCGTCGACGAGGAGTCGCTGACGCCCGTCCTGGCCCTTCGCCGGGCCGTCTTCGTCGAGGAGCAGGGCGTCCCCGAGGACCGCGAGCGCGACGGGCGCGACGACGAGGCCGTCCACTTCCTCGCGCGGGTCGACGGCGACCCCGTCGGGACGGCCAGGCTCCGACGGGCCGGCGGCGCGACCGGGAAGGTCGAGCGCGTCGCCGTCCTCCCCGCCCACCGCGGCGACGGGTGGGGACGGCGGCTGATGACCGCCGTCGAGGACGAGGCCCGTCGCCGCGGCCTCGACCGGCTCCGTCTGCACGCCCAGACCAGCGTCGAGGGGTTCTACCGCGCGCTCGACTACGAGACCACCAGCGACGTCTTCGAGGAGGCCGGCATCCCGCACGTCGAGATGGAGAAGCGGCTGGACTGA
- a CDS encoding plastocyanin/azurin family copper-binding protein gives MDRRKYLTRLGAGLTVGTAGLAGCTSPGAEEATEEAGTEAGGEETETEVMEATETEAMEATETEADGTPTDTVEAGDTETAGNESAGGAGGGENQVAMLTDGDQYIFDPIGLYVEPGATVTWVNESGSHSSAAYVEGNPQAEVNRIPEGAEGWDSGILSESGAEFTHTFETEGTYDYYCTPHKTLGMVGRIVVGEPSGLEGDPPDGAVPSEQRIVEEGPISAEEFEG, from the coding sequence ATGGACAGACGCAAGTACCTCACGCGACTCGGTGCGGGACTGACGGTCGGAACAGCGGGACTCGCAGGCTGTACCTCGCCGGGCGCGGAGGAGGCCACCGAGGAGGCCGGTACGGAAGCCGGAGGCGAGGAGACCGAGACGGAGGTCATGGAGGCCACCGAGACGGAGGCCATGGAGGCCACCGAGACGGAGGCCGACGGGACCCCGACCGACACCGTCGAGGCGGGCGATACCGAGACGGCCGGCAACGAGTCGGCCGGTGGCGCGGGCGGCGGCGAGAACCAGGTGGCGATGCTCACGGACGGCGACCAGTACATCTTCGACCCGATCGGACTCTACGTCGAGCCCGGAGCGACGGTCACCTGGGTCAACGAGTCGGGGAGCCACTCCTCGGCCGCGTACGTCGAGGGCAACCCGCAGGCCGAGGTCAACCGCATCCCAGAGGGCGCCGAGGGCTGGGACAGCGGGATACTCTCGGAGTCGGGCGCGGAGTTCACGCACACCTTCGAGACGGAGGGGACCTACGACTACTACTGTACCCCGCACAAGACCCTGGGGATGGTCGGGCGCATCGTCGTCGGCGAGCCCAGCGGTCTCGAGGGCGACCCGCCGGACGGCGCCGTGCCCAGCGAGCAGCGAATCGTCGAAGAGGGGCCGATCAGTGCGGAGGAGTTCGAGGGGTAA
- a CDS encoding RidA family protein: protein MDRQRISTGTEWEPRVGYSRAVRAGDHVHVAGTTATDDEGEIVAPGDPAAQTRRALEIIEAALAEAGAGLSDVVRTRMYVTDVDDWEAVGEVHGEYFGDVRPAATMVEVERLIDSDAVVEIEATAIVGE from the coding sequence ATGGACCGTCAGCGAATTTCGACGGGTACCGAGTGGGAGCCGCGGGTGGGCTACTCGCGGGCGGTCAGGGCCGGCGATCACGTCCACGTCGCCGGGACGACCGCGACCGACGACGAGGGTGAAATCGTCGCACCGGGTGACCCCGCGGCGCAGACGCGCCGGGCACTGGAGATAATCGAGGCTGCGCTGGCGGAGGCCGGCGCCGGCCTCTCAGACGTCGTGCGGACGCGCATGTACGTCACCGACGTCGACGACTGGGAGGCCGTCGGCGAGGTCCACGGCGAGTACTTCGGCGACGTGCGACCGGCCGCGACGATGGTCGAGGTCGAGCGGCTGATCGATTCGGACGCGGTGGTCGAGATCGAAGCGACGGCGATCGTCGGAGAATAG